In Solanum lycopersicum chromosome 3, SLM_r2.1, the genomic stretch AATAATTTGATTCTTAATATGTTGCTTTGCCTATGCACGTATTGTTTCTTAATGTTCTTTTTCAGTGATTAAAAGATATGTTTTGTAATCTCTTCTTTCTCAATAGGTTCTACGTGGTGATAATAGTTCTCTTGCAAATGACATCCGCAAGGAGATGAAGGTATGGTGTAATCACTTACGACCACTTTATCTTTAGCTTGTCCAACATTTTAGAGGAAGTTAATTCCAAGTAGAAGGATTTCCTTTGGCAGTTCACATTTTCAAGATAGGTCTATTGATACCCTTTCTCTTCTTCTGTAGTTCAGTAacttttgaatgtttttttatatctacCATGATAATTCTCTGTTCTACTGTTGCATTGTTCCTTTTGCTTCATGATGAATTCTGCAGGCATTGAATGGGAAATTATTAAAAGCTAAAGATAGAAATGTGAAGAAGGACATCCGGAGGGAACTCAAGTCTCTTTCCAGAGAAGAGCGTAAAAGGCAGCAGCTAGCAGTAACGGATGTTATTAAGAATGCAGATGTAGTGCTGACAACATTGACTGGGGTATTGACCAAAAAGTTGGATGGCTTATCATTTGATGTGGTTGTTATTGATGAAGCTGCTCAGGCGCTGGAAATAGCATGCTGGATTGCTTTATTGAAGGTGAACATGCTATCTATGATGCTTAAACAATTCAATCTATGGAATTTTTTTTGCTAGATTTCTTTGTTTATGTTAGTAAATCGCCAACCAGCTCTTAAGGTAATCCTGTTGAACTATTGGTGAATCTGACATCAACGCCCTGTCTATATACGAACTGCTGCAGGAGAGTGAGAATTTCTGGCGTAAAGCTTTCTTACACAATTTATTTGTGAAAAGAAGAGTCTTTTTTACATAGTAGGAGTAGTCAATCCTTGTAATTAGCTGGCATCCGGAGTTTTGGATAGCAGATCTGCGGGTTTTTCCAATTCGATAGaacaataaatgaaaaagaacTTTGACAAGTTCTTGAACTTGCTGGTCCAAGTGTTATTGACCTATGAGAGTgccaatattttaaaattttgccTGCATAACTGGAAGGACCTTTGGCGTTGCCAGAAAAGGTATACCAAAAAATGCTCGTAGGAAACAAGTGGGTTTTCGGTTGTGCTGCCAGATCTTGCCTCTTTTCAAAGACAAGTAATTCTAAAGTTTGCATTGTGTTTGAGACTTATTATCACGACCTTTCAGTTGTGATGACACCTACTATCCTCCATTAGGTAAGccaaaaatcaaaactaaatATACAACATGTGCCCTAAGGGGACAAGGAAAGAcaaaatatatacaagataaCTGCCCGGACCTGGTGTCACTGGTACCAGAGTTATCAACATACAAGTTTAAGGTTGTACAATGCATAACTGtgacaaaatacaaaatatagacAATAAATACAAGAAGAAAAGCAGCAAGCCTCTGGACGCCAAGAGCTCACCATGATCCGATCAGAAGAAGGCCTCAGAGGAGGGGAGATCAAAGTGGATGACTCGTACTAGGCGTTGCATTAAAAAATGCAGAAGTATATTATGAGTACCAGAACATGGGGTCCTCTATAGGCATCATAGACCCACTGAGCTCAGAAGATAGCATAAAGCATAAAGAACATGAAGAGTAACTATAAAACGAGATCCACCTAGAAATCTAGTCataacaaaatcaaaacaatcTAACAACCAAAATATTACTACTCATAGGATATAAATACATGCAGACATAACTGTTGCGGTGGAACATGGAATGATGTAATGCAATATGTGTGAAATGTAGAAAAGTAAAACCTGAAATCATCCTCGGGCCGCCCTTAGGCTCATCAATTTATGCAATGCAGAAAAGTAAAACTCAAAATGGTCCCTCACCCGTAGGCTGATAGCATATGCAATGTAGAAAAGTAAAACCTAGAATTTTCCCTCAGGTCACCTGAAATGCACGTCATACTCATTAAAGGAAAAGTAACGCAAGTAAAAATAGTGTCATCTATCCAAATCAGGAAAATCATTTAGTTTAAGGAATAACAATCTCTTCTAAAGAAGGTGATGCATAAGCTTGTGAACAGGCAACAAATGGCCTTTATCAAGTGCAGGCAGATCATGGATGCAGTGTTTATAGCCGATGAATGTGTTGATTCTAAAAAAAGGGTAACCAACCAGGGATCCTATGCAAGTTGGATATCCAGAGGCATTTGATCACAATTGGGACTTTTTGATGTAGATAATGCAGAGGATGAGTTTTGGTCAAAGATGGTTAAAGTGGATCAGACTGCATAAGCTCAATGAAGTTCTCTATTCTGATCAACAGTAACCCATGTGGTTTTTTCCCATCAAACAAGGGTCTAAGACAAGGGGACCCCATACCTCCTTTCTTTTTATCTTGGCTATGGAGGGGTTGACCGACCTATTCCAGACTACCATAGCAAATGGTTGGATCAAAGGTTactaagtgggggagaatacAAGAAACAATCTAGAGATCACTCATCTACAATATGCAGATGACACTAGTATCTTGTGGAGCTGTAAAGGAGCACATGCTGATTTTGAGaggtattttaaatatttttgaagctGTGTCAGGTTTGCTCATAAACTGGAACAAGAGTTTCATTTATCCAGTAAAACAAGTACCCAATATTTAGGACTTAGCTTACAAGCTAGGAGGGAAAGTAGGTGAACTAACAACAACCTGCTTGGGAATGCCTTTGGGGGCTAAGAGCAAGTCAAGTGGAATATGGAGTGGTGTAATTGAAAAATGTGAAAGGTTGCTTGTGAACAGGAGGTCATCTTGACGGAATATTTACCGAAGTCAACACTTTAACTAAAATCAGAGAAAGCAACCAAGCGCACAAAACGAGTCTAGAAACCCCGGGACCTGTAAGGCTGAACCAAAGGTCCCActaaatcaaaatcaatattcCTGAGCTAACAACACCGGCGAAATATCATCCAAGCCCGCTTACTAAGAATGTTGACCAAACTCGACCTTTTGAACTTAAAGCTCCAAAAACTAGTGAAACCTTCCCATAACTCACCTGAACACCTCGAGAACTGTTCCCACCCATCTCAACAAGTCACAACAACAGTAAAGAAGCTCCGGGAAAGGagcaaataacaaaaacaaacaaaagcaAGCAAATGACCAGGAGGGTCATTACACTTATTGGACAGGCCTGATGTGAGATAAGTCATTAATATCCTTGTGGAATAAAGTATCAAGTCAAAGACCAAACTTTACTTCGTCTCTGTACATGAGACTGACATCATTATACAGTGGTTTGCTTCCATGTCACGGAGTAATTAGTTACATATTGtgaattaagattttttttcttgtagaaGCATCTTTACTGGCTGGAATTCACATCTAAACTTCTTATCTTATGGTCTCCCCTTGCTTCTCTTTATCTTTCTAGAGGAGGTTTAGATCTATGGATTCCGAAGAATTAAGAGGAAGAGGATAAATAAGCTAATTGGAAGTAGCTTAACTGGCTAGACTGAAGCCCTTATGGGTTAAATTCCCCTGATAATATTGGTTATAATGTTTTgcactatttataaaaaaattctatattttgtATTCTTGCTTGTGTTGGtggatttatattttgttttcttgcttgtgttggTGGATTTGTGAGTTGCACTTTAGGTTATTGTGGATCAAATTTCTAATCAATGTTGCAGTTATGTGTGctctcatttttcttatttctgaaaaagaaacaaaagaattGAAAGCCAGATGAATGAGTGATCATGTTAAATTGTTGATCAACTCTAGAGAACACTGCAAAACTAATGATGTAGTTCCTTACTTACAGGGTTCAAGGTGTATATTGTCTGGAGATCATCTCCAGCTTCCTCCGACCATTCAAAGTGTAGAAGCTGAGAAGAAAGGACTGGGAAAGACACTTTTTGAACGTTTAGCGGATTTATATGGAGATGAAATCATGTCAATGCTCACTGTTCAGTACCGCATGCATGAACAGATAATGAATTGGTCATCCGGAGAGCTGTATGAAAATAAGGTGCTGGTCATTTGTAACTGTTGgttgaaaacaattttttttcaaccatCTTTAAATTTCAGTATACTCTAAGATAACAGCATCAACGAAATATTCTGGCATCTAATTTTTTCTAAACCTATTCAGCTGCATTTATGATTGTAGATTGAAGCCCATTCAAGTGTTGCAAGCCATATGCTATATCACCTTGAGGATGTGAAGGAATCGCCTTCTACAGAAAAAGCCCTTTTGCTCATAGACACAGCTGGGTTTGCTACTCACTCTCTCTCCTCTACCATTTTCTGGACTCATTCTTTTCTCCCATTTCAAATGACTTCTTAGATGAATGTTCTGTAGTTAATGTTATGATGGTCTGGGGACCAGAACAAAATTGGAATGATTGTGTTTGTGTACATGTAGAAATTCTACCTTTAACCTCCTTTTAGTGTTACTGCCAGGTCTTAACCCTATAAGTTGCAGGTGTGACATGGAAGAAAAAAGGGATGAGGAAGATAGCACGTTAAATGAAGGTGAAGCTGAGGTTGCCATTTCCCATGCGAAGAGACTAGTTGAAAGTGGAGTCCGGGCTTCTGATATTGGACTAATCACTCCTTATGCAGCACAGGTAAGTgtgatttaataataaaaaaacgaACTGGTTTCGTGTTTGAGTGTTATATGACAGATGCTTGTGCAGGTTGTTTTCTTGAAAACACTCAAAAGCAATGTAGACGAATTAAAAGAAATGGAGATTTCGACTGTTGATGGTTTTCAGGGTCGAGAAAAAGAAGCTATTATCATTTCTATGGTCCGATCAAACTCAAAGAAAGAGGTACTCTTCACAACTGTAGAAACTGTCTCATGTATAGCTGAACTACTCAGTTTTGGTAACAGCACAGTGAATCTAATATGAAACATTTCACGATTAGGTGGGATTTCTTAGTGACAGAAGAAGAATGAATGTTGCTGTGACACGAGCAAGGAGACAGTGCTGTCTTGTATGTGATACTGAAACAGTCAGTGGTGATAAATTCTTGAAGGGATTGATTGAGTACTTTGAGGAGCATGGTGAATATTTGAGTGCTTCAGAGTACGTAAATGAATAGGAATTTTGGTCACTATTAGTAGCCTGTTCTTCAGTGCTGCAAACAGTCAAGAGAACTCCAAAACCCATGATGCTTATAGTTTGTAGGTGTAGGTTATCATCTGGGAGCCGGTGATCTGTCATAAAATGTCTAAATCACCTTTCTTGTGTTCTGTGGACTGCAGTATCATGATTTGAAATCTCAATTCCTTATCTAAGTCAATTTTTGACTTGATGATGCAGTATGTCTCTGATTGTACCTACATTGATGTATCTTGGAGGGATGATGCACCATGCCTGTGATGTACTTACATTGATGTATCTCGGAAGAAAGTAATCCTTCTATTTTCACCTACTGATCAGTTTTTAACCAAGTGTAATCTTGAAAATAACAAGGGACATGCCCAATGCATGCCGTCAAGAAATTAACTTGAAAATTTGGAAATATTTGATTGTGGTTCTattgtgcatatatatatatatatatatatatatatatattgacaaatTGTGAGACTGCGTGCTGAGATGTCTCAGAACACATGCATGCATGGGGATATTGTCAGGTATTATTCAGCTTGTTGAAGTCAAAGTGTGACTCAATCTCAGTATTTCTTTGTATAATCTCACccttttatgattattttcttgatggttgaTGCGAAACATGATGATTTGGCCCGTCCATTATTCtaaatgttacaaaattatGAGGTGTTACAGCATGGTCAATGGCGGTCATAAGGGGTGCTACTTAAGCAAGACAATAAATGATGCTCAAAGGAATTACATGATCATAAGCAAGAGTGGCTAGGTGTTGTCTATGCTTTTGAGATTATTTGTTGGGCATCAAAGTAATTGTGCACACGAACCATGCAACTATTCGATACCTCATGgcaaaaaaaatcaatccaCTGACTTTTACTTTTACAAGAGTTTGACTTTGAAGTTTAATATCGCAAAGTTTATGAGAACCAAGTGGCAGACCATCATTCCCAGCTTCGAGAGCGATTGAAATTGACGACCCATTCCTCGATGAACATGTGTCATAATCTAATACCATGCTACGCTAAGTTTGCTATTTAATGTCAGATGACCTCAAATCCCATTAAAGAAGAAGTGTCTCCATGATGTGCGGAACTTTTATTAGGATGACtcatatttctttaaaattgtGCAACAAGTTCTTTTGGTTAAAACGCTGAATGTGTAGATAATATGATTTGAAGGTGTTTCCCAGAGGTTGAAACAGGAACCATTTTTAAGCATGGGGTCATGACACAGTGGTATGAGGAGGACATTGAATTGAATGTGTTGCAAAACGAGTTCTATTGGCCAACATTGTATCAAGATGTTTTTGAACTTTGTGCTAAATGTCTTAgacttcttgaaagttgaattGTTTAATGTAGATATTATTGGACAATTTGTCAATTCTTATGGGAATAAGTACATTTTGGTTGTTGTGGAATAAGTTGATTCTTGTGATTTCAAATAATGAAGGTCAAGGAGTCAATCAATTTCCTAAGAAGTTCATTTTTACTTGGTTTAGAATAGCCTGATACATTATTAAAGACAGACTCCCATTTCTATAATAATTAACAGCCTATTTGGTTCATTTTTGGCTGAGTATAGTGTTAATAGAGTGGACACATTAATTATCATCCTCAATCAAACGGTAAAGTGTAAGTGTTTAACCAAGATATCAAGAGTATATTGGCAAACACTGTGAAAAGCCACATTGATTGGTCTCATAAGTTGGACAATGCATTGTGATCATACAGAACAACCTTCAAAACTAATATGGGtaaatatacatattcaaaCACCATATTTTACCCATAATTTAGCCAACATCTGAGCATAATCTTGTGAATGTTCATgtgtttataatttatatattgtgATGAGCTAATACACATG encodes the following:
- the LOC101249337 gene encoding uncharacterized protein isoform X3 — encoded protein: MEKGKSNCKNKNKNKPAPSSAITLEQFVSTMAPLIDLEKDAEISVSMNSAETRSLDSAQKKGSTILNLKCVDIQTGLMGKMLLEFQSNKGDILPPHKFGTHDVVVLKPKKADLGCPALGQGVVHRLKDSSITIAFDDVPEECLNNPLRLEKLANEVTYRRMKDTLIQLSKGVLKGPASDLVRVLFGERPPTMSKKDVSFTPSNRNLDHSQKDAISKALSSKDVFLLHGPPGTGKTTTVVEIILQEVKRGSKILACAASNIAVDNIVERLVPHRVKLVRLGHPARMLPQVLDNALDAQVLRGDNSSLANDIRKEMKALNGKLLKAKDRNVKKDIRRELKSLSREERKRQQLAVTDVIKNADVVLTTLTGVLTKKLDGLSFDVVVIDEAAQALEIACWIALLKGSRCILSGDHLQLPPTIQSVEAEKKGLGKTLFERLADLYGDEIMSMLTVQYRMHEQIMNWSSGELYENKIEAHSSVASHMLYHLEDVKESPSTEKALLLIDTAGCDMEEKRDEEDSTLNEGEAEVAISHAKRLVESGVRASDIGLITPYAAQVVFLKTLKSNVDELKEMEISTVDGFQGREKEAIIISMVRSNSKKEVGFLSDRRRMNVAVTRARRQCCLVCDTETVSGDKFLKGLIEYFEEHGEYLSASEYVNE
- the LOC101249337 gene encoding uncharacterized protein isoform X4; its protein translation is MEKGKSNCKNKNKNKPAPSSAITLEQFVSTMAPLIDLEKDAEISVSMNSAETRSLDSAQKKGSTILNLKCVDIQFYGQTGLMGKMLLEFQSNKGDILPPHKFGTHDVVVLKPKKADLGCPALGQGVVHRLKKDAISKALSSKDVFLLHGPPGTGKTTTVVEIILQEVKRGSKILACAASNIAVDNIVERLVPHRVKLVRLGHPARMLPQVLDNALDAQVLRGDNSSLANDIRKEMKALNGKLLKAKDRNVKKDIRRELKSLSREERKRQQLAVTDVIKNADVVLTTLTGVLTKKLDGLSFDVVVIDEAAQALEIACWIALLKGSRCILSGDHLQLPPTIQSVEAEKKGLGKTLFERLADLYGDEIMSMLTVQYRMHEQIMNWSSGELYENKIEAHSSVASHMLYHLEDVKESPSTEKALLLIDTAGCDMEEKRDEEDSTLNEGEAEVAISHAKRLVESGVRASDIGLITPYAAQVVFLKTLKSNVDELKEMEISTVDGFQGREKEAIIISMVRSNSKKEVGFLSDRRRMNVAVTRARRQCCLVCDTETVSGDKFLKGLIEYFEEHGEYLSASDMSLIVPTLMYLGGMMHHACDVLTLMYLGRK
- the LOC101249337 gene encoding uncharacterized protein isoform X1 — protein: MEKGKSNCKNKNKNKPAPSSAITLEQFVSTMAPLIDLEKDAEISVSMNSAETRSLDSAQKKGSTILNLKCVDIQFYGQTGLMGKMLLEFQSNKGDILPPHKFGTHDVVVLKPKKADLGCPALGQGVVHRLKDSSITIAFDDVPEECLNNPLRLEKLANEVTYRRMKDTLIQLSKGVLKGPASDLVRVLFGERPPTMSKKDVSFTPSNRNLDHSQKDAISKALSSKDVFLLHGPPGTGKTTTVVEIILQEVKRGSKILACAASNIAVDNIVERLVPHRVKLVRLGHPARMLPQVLDNALDAQVLRGDNSSLANDIRKEMKALNGKLLKAKDRNVKKDIRRELKSLSREERKRQQLAVTDVIKNADVVLTTLTGVLTKKLDGLSFDVVVIDEAAQALEIACWIALLKGSRCILSGDHLQLPPTIQSVEAEKKGLGKTLFERLADLYGDEIMSMLTVQYRMHEQIMNWSSGELYENKIEAHSSVASHMLYHLEDVKESPSTEKALLLIDTAGCDMEEKRDEEDSTLNEGEAEVAISHAKRLVESGVRASDIGLITPYAAQVVFLKTLKSNVDELKEMEISTVDGFQGREKEAIIISMVRSNSKKEVGFLSDRRRMNVAVTRARRQCCLVCDTETVSGDKFLKGLIEYFEEHGEYLSASDMSLIVPTLMYLGGMMHHACDVLTLMYLGRK
- the LOC101249337 gene encoding uncharacterized protein isoform X2 encodes the protein MEKGKSNCKNKNKNKPAPSSAITLEQFVSTMAPLIDLEKDAEISVSMNSAETRSLDSAQKKGSTILNLKCVDIQTGLMGKMLLEFQSNKGDILPPHKFGTHDVVVLKPKKADLGCPALGQGVVHRLKDSSITIAFDDVPEECLNNPLRLEKLANEVTYRRMKDTLIQLSKGVLKGPASDLVRVLFGERPPTMSKKDVSFTPSNRNLDHSQKDAISKALSSKDVFLLHGPPGTGKTTTVVEIILQEVKRGSKILACAASNIAVDNIVERLVPHRVKLVRLGHPARMLPQVLDNALDAQVLRGDNSSLANDIRKEMKALNGKLLKAKDRNVKKDIRRELKSLSREERKRQQLAVTDVIKNADVVLTTLTGVLTKKLDGLSFDVVVIDEAAQALEIACWIALLKGSRCILSGDHLQLPPTIQSVEAEKKGLGKTLFERLADLYGDEIMSMLTVQYRMHEQIMNWSSGELYENKIEAHSSVASHMLYHLEDVKESPSTEKALLLIDTAGCDMEEKRDEEDSTLNEGEAEVAISHAKRLVESGVRASDIGLITPYAAQVVFLKTLKSNVDELKEMEISTVDGFQGREKEAIIISMVRSNSKKEVGFLSDRRRMNVAVTRARRQCCLVCDTETVSGDKFLKGLIEYFEEHGEYLSASDMSLIVPTLMYLGGMMHHACDVLTLMYLGRK